A genomic region of Exiguobacterium sp. Helios contains the following coding sequences:
- the crcB gene encoding fluoride efflux transporter CrcB, with product MLYVLVGLAGILGASARYGLSLFITHFAVGTFPWATLSINLIGCFVLGYATHFLFKTTLLHQYAMTALGTGFVGSFTTFSTFSVESVELLRSGFYGYALLYISISLFGGLLMSYLGYTLGTRRLRLFQKEDAS from the coding sequence ATGTTATATGTATTAGTCGGACTGGCTGGTATCCTCGGTGCTTCCGCCCGTTATGGTCTCAGCCTTTTTATCACTCATTTTGCCGTCGGAACGTTTCCGTGGGCAACATTAAGCATTAATCTGATCGGCTGTTTCGTCTTGGGGTACGCGACGCACTTTCTATTTAAGACGACGTTGCTTCATCAATACGCGATGACGGCGCTCGGAACCGGTTTTGTCGGTTCCTTTACGACATTTTCAACGTTCAGTGTCGAATCCGTTGAACTGTTACGGAGCGGTTTTTACGGTTACGCCCTTCTCTATATCAGCATCAGTTTGTTCGGCGGATTATTGATGTCTTATCTCGGCTACACACTCGGGACAAGACGGTTACGTCTGTTTCAGAAGGAGGACGCTTCATGA
- the crcB gene encoding fluoride efflux transporter CrcB: MNLVALATGAFFGAISRFAVSQWMKTFWKKDFPLATFVINILGSFLLGLVIGSHLDSTWTLLLGTGFLGSFTTFSTFKLETLQLVQNQNRKTLTLYLGLSYLLGISAAFLGIIVSLNI, encoded by the coding sequence ATGAATCTTGTTGCTCTTGCGACCGGTGCTTTTTTTGGTGCCATCAGCCGGTTTGCCGTCAGCCAGTGGATGAAAACATTTTGGAAAAAGGATTTTCCACTCGCGACATTCGTCATCAACATCCTCGGTTCTTTTTTACTCGGTCTCGTCATCGGTTCGCATTTGGATTCGACATGGACGTTATTGCTCGGCACGGGTTTTCTCGGTTCCTTTACGACGTTTTCGACGTTTAAGCTCGAGACACTGCAACTCGTTCAGAATCAAAACAGAAAAACGCTGACCCTTTACCTCGGACTCAGTTATCTCCTTGGCATCAGTGCCGCATTTTTAGGAATCATTGTTTCATTAAATATCTAA
- a CDS encoding DegV family protein, whose protein sequence is MTKIAWVTDSMAYFKKEEAEAIGVNVVPIQILLGDTAYNEDTITVERLFRALEADKKLVAKTSQPIFGEFVGTYERLKEEGYDCAIAVHCTNGLSSTVQSSASAAEAASFPVHIIDSHTAFENQQEFIRYGMALEAEGKSVEEITAALQALAKKTHFYMIVGNMETMRRGGRVSSGDLFLANLLSIKPIITTDESGKIVPFKKARSLKKAYIEIIKQVEEAMRQHTFYKNRIYVATTMAPEMAADLRTQVATKFPELTVLDGTFGPAIGTHAGAETVGLFWLND, encoded by the coding sequence ATGACTAAAATAGCATGGGTGACCGATAGTATGGCCTATTTCAAAAAAGAAGAGGCGGAAGCAATCGGTGTGAATGTCGTACCAATTCAAATCTTGCTTGGTGACACAGCCTACAATGAAGATACGATTACGGTCGAACGGTTGTTTCGGGCACTGGAAGCAGATAAAAAGCTGGTCGCCAAAACGTCACAACCGATTTTCGGGGAATTCGTCGGGACGTATGAACGCTTAAAAGAAGAAGGATACGACTGTGCGATTGCGGTCCACTGTACGAACGGTCTGTCGAGTACGGTCCAAAGTTCCGCATCGGCAGCGGAAGCAGCAAGCTTCCCGGTCCACATCATCGATTCGCATACGGCGTTTGAAAATCAGCAGGAGTTCATCCGTTACGGGATGGCACTGGAAGCGGAAGGTAAGTCGGTCGAAGAGATTACGGCGGCTTTACAAGCGTTAGCGAAAAAAACGCACTTTTATATGATTGTCGGGAACATGGAGACGATGCGCCGGGGCGGACGTGTCTCGTCCGGTGATTTGTTCCTCGCAAACCTGCTCAGCATTAAACCGATCATCACGACGGATGAATCGGGAAAAATCGTTCCGTTTAAAAAAGCCCGTTCCCTGAAAAAAGCCTACATCGAAATCATCAAACAGGTCGAAGAAGCGATGCGTCAGCATACGTTTTATAAAAACCGGATTTATGTCGCGACGACGATGGCACCTGAGATGGCAGCCGATTTACGGACACAGGTCGCAACAAAATTCCCGGAACTAACGGTGCTCGACGGCACGTTTGGTCCGGCCATCGGAACACACGCCGGTGCAGAAACCGTTGGCTTGTTCTGGCTGAATGACTAA
- a CDS encoding methyl-accepting chemotaxis protein, with protein sequence MSVFYQFLVGGLLLTVALLGGNRFFGDQLSGKYIQIILTYLVLALVLVTLPTQSIWTIAYLYLTISVIYLIPHLVVVAGLLGLLELVLFTVFGTIQFSNLFDMIVAFVIYLMVFSAATFVAVFGRNVMREVKRQQEKAEHYAASSQLTLEQSAATATDVTTFTAGMSETVDTAKVSFEKIDQAMQMLADNSSKNAQSVRQIKRMNTDNVALMTDVATAVDRALALSSSSKVTAEQSRETISEAGESLQELTASMDESVTAFGQLAGRFKEIVTITSSINAIATQTNLLSLNASIEAARAGEFGKGFTVVAQEIRNLSAQTAAASTEINQIIERVDHDVMQTGNSIDASTSLLRQQEARMQRSQDALQTIATDSNDSVQAISGAQQQFVTITNSLTNIAQATEQLDAFMDLLLTSSDQLSGLTRSQVEQIVDLQQAIHTLNTTALTLQQTAHT encoded by the coding sequence ATGAGTGTATTTTATCAATTTTTGGTCGGAGGTCTGTTACTGACGGTCGCCTTGCTGGGGGGAAATCGTTTTTTTGGCGATCAGCTCAGCGGAAAATATATTCAAATCATATTGACCTATCTGGTACTGGCACTTGTCCTTGTGACCTTGCCAACTCAAAGTATCTGGACGATTGCTTATCTGTATTTAACGATTTCAGTCATCTACCTCATTCCCCATTTAGTCGTAGTGGCAGGTTTGCTCGGATTACTGGAATTGGTACTCTTTACGGTTTTTGGAACGATTCAGTTTTCAAATCTGTTTGATATGATTGTCGCATTCGTCATCTATCTGATGGTTTTTTCAGCAGCCACGTTTGTTGCTGTCTTCGGACGAAATGTCATGCGGGAAGTCAAAAGGCAACAAGAGAAGGCGGAGCATTACGCAGCAAGCTCACAGCTGACGCTTGAGCAATCAGCCGCTACAGCAACCGATGTCACGACGTTCACGGCAGGAATGAGTGAAACCGTCGATACGGCGAAAGTGTCATTTGAAAAAATTGATCAGGCGATGCAGATGTTAGCCGATAACTCGTCGAAAAATGCCCAATCCGTCCGGCAGATTAAACGGATGAACACGGATAACGTTGCGTTGATGACGGATGTCGCGACAGCCGTCGACCGGGCACTTGCCCTCAGTTCTTCGTCGAAGGTGACGGCTGAACAAAGCCGCGAGACCATCAGCGAAGCCGGTGAATCATTACAAGAACTGACCGCGAGCATGGACGAATCCGTCACTGCGTTTGGACAGCTTGCTGGACGTTTTAAAGAAATTGTTACGATTACTTCCAGCATCAATGCGATCGCGACGCAAACGAACTTATTGAGCTTAAACGCATCGATTGAGGCGGCACGCGCCGGAGAGTTCGGAAAAGGATTTACCGTCGTCGCCCAGGAAATCCGTAATTTGTCGGCACAGACGGCGGCCGCCTCGACCGAAATCAATCAAATCATCGAACGGGTCGATCATGATGTCATGCAGACCGGTAATTCGATTGATGCCAGTACCAGCTTGCTGCGGCAGCAGGAGGCCCGGATGCAAAGAAGTCAAGACGCCTTGCAGACGATTGCGACGGATTCCAATGATTCCGTTCAGGCAATCAGTGGAGCGCAGCAACAATTCGTGACGATCACGAACAGTCTGACGAACATTGCGCAGGCAACGGAACAACTGGATGCTTTC